One genomic segment of Kiritimatiella glycovorans includes these proteins:
- a CDS encoding DEAD/DEAH box helicase produces MNLPFTQKMLREWAGPRTFRDAWMLFDNNRVERVHYDPPYVYGVLGIGSRGLRCKFELLPDGLIENHCPCRANQEQGVICTHVIALGLALLRRNSDPDRRRRAEEEQRRAERMARYSEEDYLPRVDPGTPGARRARLHLTLLRNWTAPDRNGPIPLRCEVSIEDAPPRAPEEIPASPPLAFSRDEQNLLYVIEDICEGPARRDIGVSAADLINLLELDTDPPLRLEGGNGRITRACDPVPSSLRIGLDPHSGELEVSIYAELPEGAESEIPVYIISGTRGWLFARGCFHPLSHVLPPPLHSIYKEPIRIPRESVPAFFRRELPMLRNHIPVIEDISEDQFTFDPEAAAFHLVVKGSPGAVTAKLYALYGDLRLVAGRAAPEGHFAHPDPEDMLRYTVRNEHGESDALDLLAGFGFEGEAGDGLGSIEGRREVLNFFARDLPHIRRKGWSIELEGPVSETMNTTERVTPSIDIRDDSGGWFEIGIEFAGDRGASISSSEVQEALRKGEAYVQRGDQTILLDADAIESMYGVFSECRARDGNRPGTFRLDGLYTGYVQSSLDSLEGVGVQSTPDWLDRARRQNRDVRMEPVELPGELEGVLRDYQRTGVSWLRFLEQTGCAGILADEMGLGKTVEALAWMRLERDREEARGGPALVVCPTSLVENWEEEAQRFTPDLKPLNLTGPERHDRFPSLTDHDLVITSYALLRRDIDRYLEHDFSIAILDEAQHIKNRNTRNAIAAKKIRAHHRLVLTGTPLENSVSDLWSIMDFLMPGYLGPHKIFREDFEKPIARGGAEADEAQIRLRRKIHPFLLRRMKRDVASDLPPKIQKVAHCHFTPDQQVVYRQLLEQSKKRAEKLVADQGFQRSRMQIFQMLLRLRQTCCHLDLLKLSNLDAKAPSGKMDLFFEMLDEALDGEHRVLVFSQFTSMLAILRRELEDRKLEYCYLDGSTKDRMTIVRRFNTDRSIPVFLISLKAGGTGLNLTGADTVIHFDPWWNPAVENQATDRAYRIGQTRTVYDVKLITKNSVEEKVLAMQERKQKIIDATLEQQEESGETLNWDDVKELLEM; encoded by the coding sequence ATGAATCTGCCTTTCACACAGAAAATGCTGCGCGAGTGGGCCGGTCCCCGGACGTTCAGGGACGCCTGGATGCTCTTCGACAACAACCGCGTCGAGCGGGTCCACTACGACCCGCCGTACGTTTACGGCGTGCTGGGCATCGGTTCGCGCGGACTTCGGTGCAAGTTCGAACTGCTGCCCGACGGGCTGATCGAGAATCACTGTCCCTGCCGGGCCAACCAGGAACAGGGGGTCATCTGCACCCATGTCATCGCACTGGGGCTGGCCCTGCTGAGGCGGAACTCGGATCCGGACCGCCGGCGGCGGGCCGAGGAGGAGCAGCGGCGGGCCGAGCGCATGGCGCGCTACAGTGAAGAGGATTACCTTCCCCGCGTCGACCCGGGCACGCCCGGTGCCCGCCGGGCCCGGCTGCACCTCACCCTGTTGCGGAACTGGACCGCACCGGACCGCAACGGCCCCATTCCCCTGCGCTGCGAGGTCTCGATCGAGGACGCCCCACCCCGCGCCCCGGAGGAGATACCCGCTTCCCCTCCCCTCGCCTTCAGCCGGGACGAACAGAACCTGCTCTACGTGATCGAGGACATCTGCGAAGGGCCGGCGCGGCGCGATATCGGGGTCAGCGCCGCGGACCTGATCAATCTGCTCGAACTCGATACCGATCCGCCGCTGAGGCTTGAGGGCGGCAACGGCAGGATCACCAGAGCCTGCGATCCCGTACCGTCTTCGCTCCGCATCGGACTCGATCCGCACAGCGGCGAGCTGGAGGTCTCGATCTACGCCGAACTGCCGGAGGGCGCGGAAAGCGAAATTCCGGTCTACATCATCTCGGGAACGCGCGGCTGGCTCTTTGCCCGCGGCTGTTTCCATCCGCTCTCCCACGTGCTCCCTCCACCGCTGCATTCCATCTATAAAGAACCGATCCGGATCCCGCGCGAGTCGGTGCCCGCCTTTTTCCGGCGTGAACTGCCGATGCTCAGAAACCACATTCCGGTGATCGAGGATATCTCGGAGGATCAGTTCACCTTCGATCCCGAGGCCGCCGCGTTCCATCTCGTGGTCAAAGGAAGCCCCGGAGCGGTCACCGCGAAGCTCTACGCGCTCTACGGCGACCTCCGCCTCGTGGCGGGCCGCGCCGCGCCGGAAGGTCACTTCGCGCATCCGGATCCCGAGGACATGCTTCGCTACACGGTGCGCAACGAACACGGCGAGAGCGATGCGCTCGACCTGCTCGCCGGCTTCGGTTTCGAAGGAGAAGCCGGCGACGGCCTGGGGTCGATCGAAGGGCGCCGGGAAGTGCTCAATTTCTTCGCGCGCGACCTTCCCCACATACGGCGCAAGGGCTGGAGCATCGAACTGGAGGGCCCGGTGTCCGAAACCATGAACACGACCGAACGGGTCACGCCCTCGATCGACATACGCGACGATTCCGGCGGCTGGTTTGAAATCGGGATCGAATTCGCCGGCGACCGCGGGGCGAGCATTTCCTCGTCGGAGGTCCAGGAGGCCCTGCGCAAGGGGGAGGCCTACGTCCAGCGCGGCGACCAGACCATTCTGCTCGACGCCGACGCGATCGAATCGATGTACGGCGTCTTTTCGGAGTGCCGCGCCCGCGACGGCAATCGGCCGGGCACGTTCCGTCTCGACGGGCTTTACACCGGCTATGTGCAGTCCTCGCTCGATTCTCTGGAGGGCGTCGGCGTGCAGTCGACGCCCGACTGGCTGGACCGCGCGCGCCGGCAGAACCGGGATGTGCGCATGGAGCCGGTCGAACTGCCCGGGGAACTCGAAGGGGTGCTGCGCGATTACCAGCGCACCGGAGTGTCGTGGCTGCGCTTCCTCGAACAGACCGGCTGCGCGGGCATCCTCGCCGACGAGATGGGCCTCGGAAAAACGGTCGAGGCCCTCGCCTGGATGCGGCTGGAACGGGACCGTGAGGAGGCCCGCGGCGGGCCGGCGCTGGTGGTCTGCCCTACGAGCCTGGTCGAGAACTGGGAAGAGGAGGCGCAACGGTTCACGCCGGACCTGAAACCGCTCAACCTGACCGGTCCGGAGCGCCACGATCGCTTTCCGTCGTTAACGGATCATGACCTCGTCATTACCTCCTACGCCCTGCTGCGGCGCGATATCGACCGCTATCTCGAGCACGACTTCTCGATTGCGATTCTCGACGAGGCCCAGCACATCAAGAACCGCAACACGCGCAACGCCATCGCCGCCAAAAAGATCCGCGCCCACCACCGCCTGGTGCTCACCGGCACGCCGCTCGAGAACAGCGTCTCCGACCTGTGGTCGATCATGGATTTCCTCATGCCCGGCTACCTCGGCCCGCATAAAATCTTCCGCGAGGACTTCGAAAAACCGATCGCCCGTGGCGGCGCCGAGGCGGACGAGGCGCAGATCAGGCTGCGGCGCAAGATCCACCCGTTCCTGCTGCGCCGGATGAAGCGTGACGTCGCCTCCGATCTGCCCCCCAAGATTCAGAAGGTGGCGCACTGCCACTTCACGCCGGACCAGCAGGTGGTGTACCGACAGCTCCTGGAGCAGTCCAAAAAACGGGCGGAAAAGCTCGTGGCCGACCAGGGGTTCCAGCGGTCCCGGATGCAGATCTTCCAGATGCTGCTGCGCCTCCGGCAGACCTGCTGCCATCTCGATCTGCTCAAGCTCAGCAATCTCGACGCGAAGGCACCCTCCGGGAAAATGGATCTCTTCTTCGAGATGCTCGACGAGGCGCTCGACGGAGAACACCGTGTCCTCGTCTTCAGCCAGTTCACCTCGATGCTCGCGATACTGCGCCGGGAACTGGAGGACCGGAAGCTCGAATACTGTTATCTCGACGGCTCCACGAAGGATCGGATGACGATCGTTCGCCGTTTCAATACCGACCGCTCGATCCCGGTCTTCCTGATCAGCCTCAAGGCCGGAGGGACGGGGCTCAATCTCACCGGAGCCGACACGGTCATTCACTTCGATCCCTGGTGGAACCCCGCCGTCGAAAACCAAGCCACCGATCGCGCCTACCGCATCGGCCAGACCCG
- a CDS encoding tetratricopeptide repeat protein, protein MKWFRKKRGNDGDDPDSRSKDEAGQNPQDGLYGGGPKYRTLQEEMTGHKRRSSYERRAHSRHSKEKVDRDEQERNVIPLLFLFKWACLAAIVIAGLWTLKSYLASGNMRLSEELQETQAQLERLKKRSAGEAPVFDISRTDQMPFMIKKWKDADAATRSAVNLLRWEGRKEAEQRLRDALEADPGHQEARVMMARMAMQNEEHLRAVDLLVPALNTDPDRRELRLMLASALENAHEFEAARYVAEWITTDEPHNIEALEIAARVRFQLGDLDKALEHYETILKVNSGHIEALNGMANIYYQKEEYKKAIPRYTRLMELQPDEWRHYYRAAVCNAQMEKPVQSVIALELASSNFGDARVIAWLGVDEFNPIRESHLFQGFAQRMVQGSKAGEMASAEEAQKKKKKVIETPKSMKELEFGMKAFEDQLFEETE, encoded by the coding sequence ATGAAATGGTTCCGCAAAAAGCGCGGGAATGACGGGGACGACCCGGATTCCCGATCAAAGGATGAGGCCGGTCAGAACCCGCAAGACGGGCTCTACGGGGGCGGCCCCAAGTACCGCACCCTTCAGGAGGAGATGACCGGACACAAGCGCAGGTCGTCGTACGAGCGTCGCGCCCATTCCCGTCACAGTAAGGAAAAGGTGGATCGCGACGAACAGGAGCGGAACGTGATCCCGCTGCTGTTCCTGTTTAAATGGGCCTGTCTCGCCGCCATCGTCATCGCGGGACTGTGGACGCTCAAATCCTACCTCGCCTCCGGGAACATGCGCCTGAGCGAAGAGCTGCAGGAGACGCAGGCTCAGCTCGAACGGCTGAAGAAGCGCAGCGCGGGCGAGGCCCCGGTCTTCGATATCTCGCGCACGGACCAGATGCCGTTCATGATCAAGAAGTGGAAGGATGCCGACGCGGCCACCCGATCCGCGGTGAACCTGCTCCGGTGGGAAGGTCGCAAGGAGGCGGAACAGCGGCTGCGCGACGCGCTGGAGGCGGACCCCGGACACCAGGAGGCGCGGGTCATGATGGCGCGGATGGCCATGCAGAACGAGGAGCACCTCCGTGCCGTGGACCTGCTGGTCCCGGCCCTGAACACCGATCCGGATCGGCGGGAACTGCGGCTCATGCTCGCGAGTGCGCTCGAGAACGCGCATGAATTCGAGGCTGCCCGGTACGTCGCCGAGTGGATAACCACGGATGAACCGCACAACATTGAGGCCCTGGAAATCGCGGCCCGCGTCCGCTTTCAACTCGGAGACCTGGACAAGGCGCTGGAGCACTACGAAACCATCCTGAAGGTCAATTCAGGCCATATCGAGGCCCTGAACGGCATGGCCAATATCTACTACCAGAAGGAAGAGTACAAAAAGGCGATCCCTCGCTATACGCGGCTGATGGAACTGCAGCCGGATGAATGGCGCCACTACTACCGCGCCGCCGTCTGTAATGCCCAGATGGAGAAACCGGTGCAGTCGGTCATCGCCCTCGAACTCGCTTCCTCCAACTTCGGCGATGCCCGGGTCATCGCATGGCTCGGCGTGGACGAGTTCAACCCGATCCGCGAAAGCCACCTGTTCCAGGGTTTCGCCCAGCGTATGGTCCAGGGCTCCAAGGCGGGCGAGATGGCTTCGGCCGAAGAGGCGCAGAAGAAAAAGAAGAAAGTCATCGAGACGCCCAAGTCGATGAAAGAACTGGAATTCGGCATGAAGGCCTTCGAGGATCAGCTGTTCGAAGAGACCGAATGA
- a CDS encoding ComEC/Rec2 family competence protein, which translates to MSRIVISNPTHHAVARRPLAGLTISFISGLWLASVLTVPICVCCVAGALLLLAALRLPAAAANAALALAVICVAMARGGMERENRPELLHGAYWSRGRRAEPGPPAAGIREGAAEILRLGLEPHHDEHVLLQALLLGKRDGLGRDRLRVYERTGTRHIFALSGLHTGLLSLLFITLLRSAGVGRKHWIFLLAPLLAGFLAVTGVRPSASRAALMALLYWGAPALRRRPDPWSAVALAAMIVLMVDPGQLGSPGFILSFVAVTGILACTGRLNEAFRRSGIADSFRYVPGAVTLLSVSLGAWIALAPFCAAFFGRLCPAAPLINTCILPVITLVVLAGVLSLTLGWFWPLWAEVYNHAAGVLIGAVDHLLARAAEMPGICCAVAPPSATDALLWYSGWGMALFASRPAVRRQGAGLVMLAVVATAIRGLLGRMAIA; encoded by the coding sequence ATGAGCAGGATTGTGATTTCGAACCCGACCCATCACGCTGTCGCGCGAAGACCGCTGGCGGGTCTTACGATCAGTTTCATCTCCGGCCTCTGGCTGGCATCCGTCCTGACCGTGCCGATCTGCGTATGCTGCGTCGCAGGGGCGCTTCTGCTGCTGGCTGCGCTCAGACTGCCCGCCGCGGCGGCGAACGCCGCGCTGGCGCTGGCCGTGATCTGCGTCGCTATGGCGCGAGGCGGAATGGAGCGCGAGAATCGGCCGGAGTTGCTTCACGGTGCGTACTGGAGCAGGGGGCGCCGGGCAGAGCCCGGTCCGCCTGCGGCCGGAATCCGGGAGGGGGCGGCGGAAATACTCCGCCTCGGGCTGGAACCGCATCATGACGAACACGTGCTGCTGCAGGCCCTGCTTCTCGGCAAACGGGACGGGCTGGGACGCGATCGGCTGCGGGTGTATGAGAGGACGGGCACGAGGCATATCTTTGCCCTGTCGGGGCTGCATACGGGACTTCTCTCCCTGCTGTTCATCACGCTGCTGCGCAGCGCGGGGGTGGGGCGGAAGCACTGGATCTTCCTGCTCGCGCCTCTGCTCGCCGGGTTTCTCGCCGTCACGGGCGTGAGGCCCAGCGCCTCCCGGGCCGCGCTGATGGCCCTTCTGTACTGGGGCGCACCCGCCCTGCGGAGAAGACCGGATCCGTGGTCCGCGGTGGCCCTCGCGGCGATGATTGTGCTCATGGTCGATCCCGGACAGCTCGGTTCGCCGGGGTTCATCCTCTCGTTTGTGGCGGTGACCGGAATACTCGCGTGCACCGGAAGATTGAACGAAGCGTTCAGACGATCCGGCATCGCTGACTCATTCAGGTACGTGCCGGGCGCGGTCACGCTCCTGAGCGTGTCGCTTGGAGCCTGGATCGCGCTGGCTCCCTTCTGCGCAGCCTTTTTCGGTCGACTCTGTCCCGCGGCCCCGCTGATCAATACCTGCATCCTGCCCGTGATTACGCTCGTGGTACTCGCGGGGGTGTTATCGCTGACGCTGGGCTGGTTCTGGCCCCTGTGGGCGGAGGTGTACAATCACGCGGCCGGGGTGCTGATCGGCGCGGTGGACCACCTGCTCGCCCGGGCGGCGGAAATGCCCGGGATCTGCTGTGCGGTGGCTCCGCCGTCTGCGACGGATGCGCTGCTCTGGTATTCGGGCTGGGGGATGGCGCTTTTCGCATCCCGGCCCGCCGTGCGCAGGCAGGGGGCCGGTCTGGTCATGCTGGCCGTGGTTGCAACCGCGATACGCGGCCTCCTGGGTCGGATGGCGATTGCGTGA
- a CDS encoding tetratricopeptide repeat protein — MQKKEGDIYSGASSGHEPGPPSAGRDRELPQQWRKDYLKSRFWSFFLGLVVFAFIVAVVWLLIDNYLQNRMQSADYRASQLRTPQNKVPRYGLSLGTDWVLDYESDLNLFEEIGTNCPFDVHWLKRAAYHVIMGEQAFQMQKTAAAEEHFSKAQKIFPELRGLNQPLGNIYLQQRDYDRAVTAFERAAESGQLTYRLANNIGAACMGAGQYEKAEFYLKKALDLRKDYAESYKNLALLYRRMKQPEESITYFERYLQLNPGDLDTTQVYALYLTSEGRWKKAAAILRGLNEKLPEVAPLYFLRAQVEIQLGNHNVAVDALKRGIQLVDSSYALGWMSKDDFDVIRDSTEFQKLLSQMDMNDLSMQED; from the coding sequence ATGCAGAAAAAAGAAGGTGATATCTATTCGGGGGCCAGTTCGGGGCATGAGCCGGGTCCGCCGTCCGCGGGGCGCGACCGGGAACTTCCCCAGCAGTGGCGGAAGGATTACCTCAAGAGCCGGTTCTGGTCGTTCTTTCTCGGTCTGGTCGTCTTTGCGTTCATCGTTGCCGTCGTCTGGCTGCTGATCGACAACTACCTTCAGAACCGGATGCAGAGCGCGGATTACCGGGCCTCGCAGCTCCGCACGCCGCAGAACAAAGTCCCGCGCTACGGGCTGTCGCTGGGCACGGACTGGGTACTCGACTACGAGAGCGATCTCAATCTGTTCGAAGAGATCGGCACGAACTGCCCCTTCGACGTGCACTGGCTCAAGCGCGCCGCCTATCATGTCATCATGGGGGAACAGGCCTTTCAGATGCAGAAGACGGCGGCCGCCGAGGAGCACTTCAGCAAGGCGCAGAAGATCTTTCCCGAACTCCGGGGCCTCAACCAGCCGCTGGGGAACATCTACCTGCAGCAGCGGGATTACGACCGGGCGGTGACGGCCTTTGAGCGCGCGGCCGAATCCGGGCAGCTCACATACCGGCTCGCCAACAATATCGGGGCCGCCTGCATGGGGGCCGGCCAATATGAAAAGGCCGAGTTCTATCTCAAGAAGGCGCTCGATCTCCGCAAGGACTACGCCGAGTCCTATAAGAACCTGGCGCTGCTGTACCGCCGGATGAAGCAGCCGGAGGAGAGCATCACCTATTTTGAACGTTACCTTCAGTTGAATCCCGGCGATCTGGATACCACGCAGGTTTATGCCCTTTACCTGACCTCCGAAGGGCGCTGGAAGAAGGCGGCCGCCATTTTGCGAGGGTTGAACGAGAAGCTTCCCGAAGTGGCCCCTCTGTATTTTCTCCGCGCGCAGGTCGAGATCCAGCTTGGCAATCATAACGTGGCCGTGGACGCGCTCAAGCGCGGCATCCAGCTGGTCGATTCCAGTTACGCCCTCGGCTGGATGTCCAAGGACGACTTCGATGTGATCCGCGACAGTACGGAATTCCAGAAGCTCCTGTCGCAGATGGACATGAACGACCTCTCCATGCAGGAGGATTGA
- a CDS encoding S41 family peptidase, with protein sequence MHKKRRKLFILSGLLLIGGGTSAAEDPGRSGDDRPYGPMAKFTAVLEQVRHHYVTTNELRYEELVTHALDGMLQALDPYSRYMEDDEYTRMKDDMEGRFGGVGVVISSREGMLTIVAPIEDTPAFEAGLLPGDRIVAIDGDPVEGVSLDEASSLLRGEPGTPVKLKVYRPENESHLSIEIVRDEIEVSSVKDAAMAEEGIAYVRLTQFDEPAAERLREELRTLRDEGMKALVLDLRGNPGGLLRSAVTVSELFLDRGDDVVRVRGRREEEEETYRITRRPEYPDMPMAVLINGGSASASEIVAGALQDHDRAVLIGAPSFGKGSVQSLLPLDDGSALRLTTALYYTPSNRCIHEVGLTPDIEVPMEAGTWRRIRMAHLQEAEGGEPDAPADLQMERALGVLKGILIDRGRAH encoded by the coding sequence ATGCACAAGAAAAGACGTAAACTATTCATTCTTTCGGGACTGCTGCTGATCGGGGGGGGCACGAGTGCCGCGGAGGACCCCGGCCGAAGCGGGGACGATCGGCCGTACGGCCCCATGGCCAAGTTCACCGCGGTGCTCGAGCAGGTCAGACATCACTACGTAACCACCAACGAATTGCGGTACGAGGAACTGGTGACGCACGCCCTGGACGGGATGCTTCAGGCGCTGGACCCCTACAGCCGCTACATGGAGGACGACGAATACACCCGCATGAAAGACGACATGGAGGGCCGTTTCGGCGGGGTGGGGGTGGTGATCAGTTCGCGCGAGGGCATGCTGACGATCGTGGCCCCCATCGAGGATACCCCCGCGTTCGAGGCGGGTCTTCTGCCCGGCGACCGGATCGTGGCCATCGACGGGGACCCGGTTGAAGGGGTCTCTCTCGATGAGGCGTCCTCGCTGCTCCGGGGCGAGCCCGGAACCCCCGTGAAGCTCAAGGTGTATCGTCCGGAGAACGAAAGCCATCTCTCGATCGAGATCGTCCGCGACGAAATCGAAGTGAGCAGCGTCAAGGACGCGGCGATGGCGGAGGAGGGGATCGCCTACGTCCGCCTGACCCAGTTTGACGAACCGGCGGCGGAGCGGCTGCGGGAAGAACTGCGTACGCTTCGCGACGAGGGCATGAAGGCCCTGGTCCTCGATCTGCGCGGCAATCCCGGCGGATTGCTCCGCTCCGCGGTCACGGTGAGCGAACTTTTTCTGGACCGGGGCGATGACGTGGTGCGCGTCCGCGGCCGCCGCGAGGAAGAGGAGGAAACGTACCGGATCACGCGGCGGCCGGAGTATCCGGACATGCCGATGGCGGTATTGATCAACGGCGGGTCGGCGAGCGCTTCGGAAATCGTCGCCGGCGCGCTGCAGGATCACGACCGCGCCGTCCTCATCGGCGCTCCCAGCTTCGGGAAAGGTTCCGTGCAGTCCCTGCTCCCGCTCGATGACGGTTCGGCCCTGCGGCTTACCACGGCCCTGTACTATACGCCCTCCAACCGCTGCATCCATGAAGTCGGGTTGACGCCGGATATCGAGGTGCCCATGGAGGCCGGGACGTGGCGGCGGATAAGAATGGCGCACCTGCAGGAAGCGGAGGGAGGAGAACCGGACGCTCCCGCCGACCTTCAGATGGAACGCGCGCTGGGCGTGCTGAAGGGCATCCTCATCGACCGCGGGAGGGCGCACTGA
- the tsaD gene encoding tRNA (adenosine(37)-N6)-threonylcarbamoyltransferase complex transferase subunit TsaD, whose protein sequence is MMRMLAIETSCDETAASVAATGPRILSSAVYSQIDRHRPYGGVVPEIASRDHLRKLPSILEQALRDADCGWGDIDALAVTRGPGLASSLLVGLSAAWGLKLRLGVPLYGVNHLEAHLLSTFLPENAPDPEEACPMLTLLVSGGHTALVRVDGPGAYRVLGRTLDDAAGEALDKGATLMGLGYPGGPAIERAARGGDPHALAFPLGRGGERSQPSGSLDPRLCFSFSGLKTSLLYRLRDDPGLARGDALKDLAASYEYAVCEALALRVERACREPSIRSLACSGGVARNRRLRARLEQIAAEAGRPVCHAPPEYCTDNAAMIAGAALSGIERDAAVRDPQDIDPVLGVE, encoded by the coding sequence ATCATGCGTATGCTGGCTATCGAGACCTCCTGCGACGAAACCGCGGCCTCCGTGGCCGCAACCGGGCCGCGCATCCTGTCCTCGGCCGTGTACTCCCAGATCGACCGCCACCGCCCGTACGGGGGGGTGGTGCCCGAGATCGCCTCCCGCGATCATCTCCGGAAACTGCCCTCGATCCTCGAACAGGCGCTCCGGGACGCGGACTGCGGGTGGGGGGATATCGATGCGCTGGCCGTAACGCGCGGGCCGGGTCTGGCGAGTTCACTGCTCGTGGGGCTGTCCGCGGCCTGGGGACTGAAGCTCCGGCTCGGTGTTCCGCTCTACGGCGTCAATCATCTCGAGGCCCACCTGCTGTCAACGTTCCTCCCTGAAAACGCGCCCGATCCGGAAGAGGCCTGCCCGATGCTCACCCTGCTGGTCTCCGGAGGCCACACCGCGCTGGTCCGTGTGGACGGGCCGGGGGCCTATCGCGTCCTGGGCCGGACGCTGGATGACGCGGCGGGCGAGGCGCTCGACAAGGGCGCCACGCTCATGGGGCTCGGGTATCCCGGAGGGCCCGCCATCGAGCGGGCGGCCCGGGGCGGGGACCCCCACGCACTGGCGTTTCCCCTGGGGCGGGGCGGGGAGCGATCTCAGCCCTCCGGTTCGCTGGACCCGCGCCTCTGTTTCAGTTTCAGCGGACTGAAGACTTCGCTCCTCTACCGGCTTCGGGACGATCCCGGACTGGCCCGCGGAGACGCATTGAAAGACCTCGCCGCCAGCTACGAATATGCGGTGTGCGAGGCGCTGGCGCTCCGGGTCGAGCGCGCCTGCCGCGAGCCCTCGATCCGGAGCCTCGCCTGCTCCGGCGGCGTCGCGCGCAACCGGCGCCTGCGGGCGCGCCTGGAACAGATCGCCGCCGAAGCAGGACGGCCCGTCTGTCACGCCCCTCCGGAATACTGCACGGATAACGCCGCCATGATCGCCGGCGCCGCGCTCAGCGGAATCGAACGCGACGCCGCCGTGCGGGATCCGCAGGATATCGATCCCGTTCTGGGCGTGGAATGA